Proteins found in one Miscanthus floridulus cultivar M001 chromosome 4, ASM1932011v1, whole genome shotgun sequence genomic segment:
- the LOC136548713 gene encoding uncharacterized protein, with protein MDRDGFDVWGSQPSASGPGHAPVGLADLDLNSQVPAVEAFLGLELYGAILQGNVDELLPDRVRGSGLPPYRPPGQRTNTAIHGGSGQRVPHPRAPRAPRSAVRGQASGFGAPFDIDEELEDDVEQLASSGGPLVKNQIGVLKNTHSFWRYMQMHTGLGRKPDGTIDAESEFWTTHTEKKQYLKRLQWGPLGNEELLDELFRGFTVDGNTAFVPGDDYGQNQEQDVGAKEEEEFQTTPISRSSQRRQRRKRSLSSNSSTLTSPVKKSKSPIVKIVKDIASTFKDSVKVNTIQIQKRASDKAACSIERCQELAFECGVEETVDSVYAMSKMFETEYQRQFFCGKLTPQLRLGYFKKCCRDNNLSLGGVE; from the exons ATGGACAGAGATGGCTTTGACGTGTGGGGCTCACAGCCGTCGGCGAGCGGCCCTGGCCACGCTCCTGTTGGCCTCGCGGATCTCGACCTCAACTCGCAAGTGCCGGCGGTGGAGGCGTTCCTGGGGCTTGAGCTCTACGGAGCCATCCTCCAGGGCAACGTCGACGAGCTCCTCCCTGACCGCgtcaggggctccggcctccctcCCTATCGCCCACC CGGCCAGCGCACGAACACGGCGATCCATGGTGGCAGCGGCCAGCGTGTACCGCATCCTCGAGCACCGAGGGCACCGAGGAGTGCCGTCCGTGGGCAAGCATCTGGCTTCGGCGCTCCCTTTGACATCGATGAAGAATTGGAGGATGATGTGGAGCAGTTAGCGAGCTCCGGCGGTCCCCTG GTGAAGAACCAAATAGGCGTACTCAAGAACACCCACTCATTCTGGCGCTACATGCAAATGCACACAGGGTTAGGGAGGAAACCAGATGGAACAATTGATGCAGAGTCTGAGTTCTGGACAACACACACAGAG AAAAAACAATACCTAAAGAGGTTGCAGTGGGGTCCTCTAGGAAACGAGGAGTTGCTTGATGAACTATTCAGAGGGTTCACTGTCGATGGAAACACAGCCTTTGTGCCTGGAGATGATTATGGTCAGAATCAGGAGCAAGATGtaggggcaaaagaggaagagGAGTTTCAAACAACACCTATAAGTAGAAGCAGCCAGAGGAGGCAGAGGAGAAAGAGGTCATTAAGCAGCAATTCAAGCACTTTGACCAGTCCAGTGAAGAAGAGCAAGAGCCCAATAGTGAAGATTGTGAAGGACATAGCCAGTACCTTCAAAGACTCTGTCAAAGTCAACACTATTCAAATACAGAAACGTGCAAGTGACAAGGCAGCATGTTCTATCGAGAGGTGTCAGGAGCTGGCATTTGAGTGTGGCGTTGAGGAAACTGTTGACTCTGTCTATGCTATGTCCAAGATGTTCGAAACAGAGTACCAAAGGCAGTTCTTCTGTGGCAAATTAACTCCTCagcttaggttgggttacttcaaGAAATGTTGCAGGGACAACAATCTGAGCTTAGGAGGTGTTGAGTAG
- the LOC136551861 gene encoding copper transporter 5.1-like, with translation MMHMTFYWGKSATILFDGWRTSTWLDYLPSLVALLLAAAFYQYLEALRVRTKLIAQGAAKQASSIPPPASFNPRTPLLAPAVAGRWPARVAVAAMFGVNSALGYLLMLSVMSFNGGVFIAVVVGLALGYLAFRSDDGEDLVVVDDPCACS, from the coding sequence ATGATGCACATGACCTTCTACTGGGGCAAGTCGGCCACGATCCTATTCGACGGCTGGCGCACCTCCACGTGGCTCGACTACCTTCCATCCCTCGTGGCGCTGCTCCTCGCCGCCGCCTTTTACCAGTACCTCGAGGCCCTACGGGTCCGCACGAAGCTCATCGCGCAAGGAGCCGCCAAGCAAGCCTCCTCTATCCCGCCACCCGCCAGCTTCAACCCGCGGACGCCGCTCCTCGCGCCCGCCGTCGCCGGGCGCTGGCCGGCGCGTGTGGCCGTGGCCGCGATGTTCGGGGTCAACTCCGCCCTCGGCTACCTCCTCATGCTCTCCGTCATGTCGTTCAACGGCGGCGTGTTCATCGCCGTCGTCGTGGGCCTCGCGCTCGGGTACCTCGCGTTCCGCAGCGACGACGGCGAGGATCTCGTCGTCGTCGACGACCCCTGCGCCTGCTCCTAA